The genomic segment GGGCAATCATCACACCGACCATACCTGTCAACGCGGTAAAAAAGGCCGCAAGCGCAGGTTCCCCACCTATGGAACGACTCAGCTCTAACGCGATCGGGGTGGTCACGGATTTGCTAAGCATGCTTTTGTATACGAGCTCATCTGAACCCAGACACCAATGAACCGCGATAACGACGATGATTGCAACTGCACAGCCTGCACATACACCAAGCAAAACACCGCGCCAAATATGCGCAAACTCCTTGATCTGTTTCGCAAGCGGAATAGCGAGTGCCACGGTTGCAGGGCCGAGCCAAAAGGAAATCCACTGGCCTCCTGCAGCAAATGCCTCCCAATCGCCGCTAAACGCCCACCACAAGGTCCAGACCAAGATCACAGCCACCAGTAGAGGCTGCAATCGTTGGAATCGAGCGTTGATCATTGTTGCCCCTTTGTACCCTGCTATCGATACCAAAATGGCGAAAAATTGACTAAGCATCCAGAGTCCTCCCCTCTTGCTGCAAGGACGAATCTGATTTTTGTTTATGATGCTTCAAATACCATTGCACAACCACACCAGTCACAAGCATGACTAGCAATGGACCGAGAACCATCGATAGTATGATTGGCAATGGATTTTGCGTGAATACGTTTAAATAGGATGCGACCCCGACGATAATCGGTACGAAAAAGAGCAACATGTGTCGGATTAGAAAAGTACCCGCTTGCTCCACCCAATCCATTCGTATCCATCCCATACACAGTCCCAGTGTTAACAGCAGCATTCCCACCAGGTTACCGGGCAGGGGAATATGCAGCCATTTGCTCGCCGCTACGCCTACTCCATAAAAAGCCAACAGGATGACGATTCCTTTAACAAATTTCATTTTGCTAATCTCCTCCCCGCTCCCTATCCTCTCTATAGGAACATCAGCATGCAGGACGGAAAAAGCCCGGCCTTACCTCGGCCAGGCTTTCTTTCGTATTAGTATCCGCTGCCTGTGGTTTTTGCTCCAGTTACAATGGAAACACCGGAGCTCGTACCGATACGGCTCGCTCCTGCTTCGATCATCGCAACCGCTGTTTCACCGTCACGAACACCACCAGACGCTTTTACGCCTACATTTGGTCCTACGGTTTTACGCATCAGGGCGATATCTTCAACCGTTGCTCCACCTGTTGAAAACCCTGTGGAGGTTTTAACGTAATCAGCACCAGCCTCTACGGAGAGCTTGCACGCTACTACTTTTTCTTCTTCGGTCAAGAGGCAAGTCTCCAGAATCACTTTCAAGAGAATATCGCCAGCAGCTTGCTTCACAGCAGCGATGTCATTTTTGACAGTTTCCAGGTCGCCGGATTTCAGGGCACCTACGTTCAGCACCATATCTACCTCAGTCGCTCCGTTTGCAATCGCATCGCGGGTTTCGGCTGCTTTGGACTCGATCGTGCTTGCTCCCAGAGGGAACCCGATAACCGTACACACTTTCACATCAGAGCCTGCCAGGAGTTCAGCAGAGCGTTTTACCCAATAAGGGTTTACGCATACAGACATGAAGTCGTGCTCTCTTGCTTCTTGGCAAAGCTTGTCAATCATCTCTTGTGTAGCATCAGGCTTCAACAGCGTGTGGTCGATATATTTGTTCATGTTCATAGAACTACACCTCTATCCCTAATTGTTCGAATGCAAGGCGAAGAATGCTGTCATTGTTACGGTATCCTCGTTGCAGTTGCAAATCCCAAGCTTCCTTTGCTGGATGCCAATGAACATCATTGATTTCTTCCAACTGTACGGTGATCTCTGTGTTGTAGGCTTCCACCAAATAATAATGGACTTCTTTGTCGATGGATTCGCCCGTTACCGGATGCGTATACTCGTAGGTGATCATGTCGAGCTTGGACCCCAGTCGTCCGGCTACGCCTGTTTCTTCCAAAACTTCGCGCAGAGCCGTTTCTTCGATGGTCTCACCCATCTCCTGCTTCCCTTTTGCGAGTGTTACTTTGCCATAGCGGTCTTCAATCAATAGGAGCATGTACTCTGTGTCTTGCTTCTGGTATACAACGCCTCCTGCCGATATCTCCCTCATATAGCTCGCTCCTTTAGAAAAGGCAGCGCCTCTGTTTCCACTACGCGGACAAAAGTTCCTTTGCAGTATTCCGAGCCTGGTTCGTCCAGTCTGACCTTGCAAATCTTGCCGATCATGCTCTCATCGCCAGGGAATACAACGTTCAGGTAGTTATCGGAGTAGCCCATGAGAAGACCGCTGTCAGGTGCTTCTTTAAACGGACGCTCCGGAATGACTTCCAGTACATCTCCTACGAATTTCTTCGAGTATGCCAAGGTCAATTCCTGATTGAGTTCCAGAAGCTTCGCTACGCGCTCGTTCTTTTCTTCTTCAGGAATTTGATCCGTCATACGGGCTGCTGGTGTACCTGTACGCATGGAGTACGGGAATACGTGCATCTCGGCAAAACCGATTTTCTTCATAAACTCGTATCCGTTCCAGAATTGCTCTTCGGTCTCACCCGGGAAGCCTACGATGACGTCTGTTGTAATGGCTGCACCTGGCAATGCTTCGCGTACTTTGACCATTCTTTCGTAAAACTCAGCAGTCGTATACTTGCGGCGCATGCGTTTCAACACTTCGTCATCGCCCGCTTGCAGCGGTACATGC from the Brevibacillus brevis genome contains:
- a CDS encoding LrgB family protein, with protein sequence MLSQFFAILVSIAGYKGATMINARFQRLQPLLVAVILVWTLWWAFSGDWEAFAAGGQWISFWLGPATVALAIPLAKQIKEFAHIWRGVLLGVCAGCAVAIIVVIAVHWCLGSDELVYKSMLSKSVTTPIALELSRSIGGEPALAAFFTALTGMVGVMIARPVLKWGKITDDWAIGIAIGTSAHAIGTASLNRVSPVQTAASSVAMIVAGVITSIYLIPFSF
- a CDS encoding CidA/LrgA family protein; its protein translation is MKFVKGIVILLAFYGVGVAASKWLHIPLPGNLVGMLLLTLGLCMGWIRMDWVEQAGTFLIRHMLLFFVPIIVGVASYLNVFTQNPLPIILSMVLGPLLVMLVTGVVVQWYLKHHKQKSDSSLQQEGRTLDA
- the deoC gene encoding deoxyribose-phosphate aldolase; its protein translation is MNMNKYIDHTLLKPDATQEMIDKLCQEAREHDFMSVCVNPYWVKRSAELLAGSDVKVCTVIGFPLGASTIESKAAETRDAIANGATEVDMVLNVGALKSGDLETVKNDIAAVKQAAGDILLKVILETCLLTEEEKVVACKLSVEAGADYVKTSTGFSTGGATVEDIALMRKTVGPNVGVKASGGVRDGETAVAMIEAGASRIGTSSGVSIVTGAKTTGSGY
- a CDS encoding NUDIX hydrolase — translated: MREISAGGVVYQKQDTEYMLLLIEDRYGKVTLAKGKQEMGETIEETALREVLEETGVAGRLGSKLDMITYEYTHPVTGESIDKEVHYYLVEAYNTEITVQLEEINDVHWHPAKEAWDLQLQRGYRNNDSILRLAFEQLGIEV